The sequence CAACCTCATATAAACCCAATTCTATAATGAAAACTAAAAAACAAAACTAAAATAGCCATATATTGAACTATATTAAGTTAATTAAAAACCTAAAACGACAAGTATAAAAACTAGAGATCAGACAAATGAACAATTTTCAGAGCAACCTGTCAAATCAATAGTTTTTAAGATAAGAAGTAAATAATTAATTATATAAAATTAACGCTATACCCGCTCAACTTGAAGATGCAGGTTTCATAATTTGAAAATTATCCGTAATTCTGGATACCGGTGAGCCTGCAACGTTTGGCAGCATCACATTGAAAAATTCATTAATAGCTATTGTAAATTCAATGATCACGGGTATATAAATTAAAACTAAGTATTTTATCCTTAACTTCCTGAAGATCTTCTGCACTTACAATCGAACCATTAGAAGAAACCCAACTAAAACCATCACCCTTTTTCCTAGGAAATAAATGTAAATGGAAGTGAGACAGTTCGTTGAACTCTCCATTATTCTGAATCATTGATAAACCATCGGCACCGAAACAGTACTTTAATAATATACTTAACTCTTTTGCCTTTGAAAATATCTTTCTAGATACATTTTCAGGTAAATCCCAAAAATCTACGAAATGTTCTTTGGGGCAAATTAAAATATGCCCTCTAGTAATCGGTCGATGATCTAAAAAACATATAATATCGTCAGATTCATAAATTACGTGAGACTGTTCTATACCTTTTGAAATTGAACAAGCAATGCAATTAATCATAAACTACCTAACACCAATATTAAATTCTCTTTGCATAATACAAATTGATAGCACAAACGTCAAAATTCGATCTAATTCCATTCTCGAACTTGGTTCTATACTTCTGAGGCTATCGAATGACTTTAGAACCTTCTTGGGGCAATAAAATGGCTGATCTTTAATACTCTGCGAAGTAAAAGTATCACCCATGTAATCATACAAAGGAGAACTTACTAAGTCGCTAGAATGTACTTTTACTGGAGGAGCCATAAATGGTTCTTTACATTGATTGAGCACAGTTGGATGTACACGCCCTTCCATAGCCGCCCTTAACAAATACTTTTCAGTACTTCCTGAAATTTTCAATTTGCTTGGTACGCTCATAAGAAACTTATAAAGATTATGATCTAAGAAAGGCACCCTACCTTCTACGGAATTAGCCATTTCTGCCCTATCACCTAAAACATTTAAAATATAAGATGGTAAGACCGATTCTTGCCACAAATTCAAAGATCGATGTAATATGTCACCCTTCATTGTCTTCGACCAATCAA is a genomic window of Vibrio sp. FE10 containing:
- a CDS encoding HIT family protein, producing MINCIACSISKGIEQSHVIYESDDIICFLDHRPITRGHILICPKEHFVDFWDLPENVSRKIFSKAKELSILLKYCFGADGLSMIQNNGEFNELSHFHLHLFPRKKGDGFSWVSSNGSIVSAEDLQEVKDKILSFNLYTRDH